TTGTTCTAATAGACGAGCTATTCCATGAGCAAAATCTTTTGTTTGTTTATAGTTGGCAGCTTCCGTATTCAAGGGTACGTAAATTTGTAAGCCCTTAGAACCAGATGTCTTTGGGAAGCTCTGAAGATTATTATCTTCCAAGACTTTCTTTAGTATAAGGGCAACCTCAGCGCATTGTACAATAGTAGCTGGATGACCTGGATCAAGATCGAAGACAAGTAGCGTAGGACGCAAAGTGTCTTCAGCCAGTGACAGGGACGTGTGGAGTTCAATGGCTGCCAAATTAACAGCCCAAATAAGAGAGGCTAAGTCTTGGACTACGCAAAAGTCAATATTTTTGTTCTTGCCTTCACTCCACACGGGGACTGTAGCTACCCAATTTGGGCGGAATGCAGGGCACTGTTTTTGATAGAAAAACTTCGCTTCTGCACCGTTTGGATACCGTTTTAACGTTAAAGGACGACCTATCAGGTGAGGCAAGAGAAAGGGGGCAATGCGACTATAGTAATCAATTACCTGTGCCTTTGTAAAGTTGGTTGATGTATAAAAGATTTTCTCTAGGTTTGAGAGGGTTAGTTGTACATTATCAATTTGAACTAGGGTGTTGTTAGGCATGAGCTTTTTTCCTCCTAGTTTTAGCTGGAGTTTTCTTTTTTAAGGCTGCAAGGCTTGCCTCGAGTGCTGCCATTAAATCAACTACTTTACCACCCTGTTCGGCTGCGGGCTGCTGTGTGATTACTTGTCCTTCTGCTTTGCGTTCAATCATCGATAACATTTTTTCTCTGTATTCATTATGGTATTTTTCTGGTGCAAAGTTACTGGAGAGAGACTCAATTAATTGCAGGGCGATAGTTAATTCTCGCTGATCCGGCTCATTCTCGATACTTGGTAGGTCTTCTAACTCTTTTTGCGGTATTATTTCATCAGAGAAAAACATAGTTGACAGTGTGATTGCATTCTCTGTAGGGCGTATTGCTGCAATATATTGTTTATTACGTAATACAAAATTAGCGATTGCCGTTTTTTGTGATTTCTTCATGGCAAATAGTAACAGAGAGTAGGCCTTTTCCATTCCTTTATCAGGTGTCAGATAATAGGAGTGCTCGAAATAAATAGGGTCAATTTCTTCTAAACGGACAAAATCATCAATTTGAATGCGCCGTGAGCTTTTCGGATAGACGTTTTCAATTTCTTCAGATGATAAAACTACATACTGTTCCGGTGAAATCTCGTAGCCTTTGACAATTTCTTCATTTGGCACTTCACTGCCATCGTTAGCACAAACTCGTTTTAACCGGATACGGCACCCATCACTTTTCCGAAGCTGGTGAAAATGTAATGTTTTCTTTTTTACAGCATTATATAATTTGATAGGTATATTGACTAATCCAAAGCTGATCGAACCGCTCCATACTGGTCTAGGCATATCATGATTCTCCTTTTTATAGACTACATTACTTAAAAGTGAAGTAGTTAATATTGAAAATTTAACTTTCTTTTATTACAAAGGGTGCAGATTTATCGTAACGCAGGCCTTTAAAAGAGGGGTGCCGGAGAGTGTTGTTTGGCGTCCATTCGGTAAATTCAAACTCACCGACTATTTGCGGTTCAACAAAGTTTGTGCCTCTTGGGGAGATATCAGTGGAAAAGGGACTACTATCTCGTTTAAGAGGAGTTAACATAGCTAACAACTTTTGGAGTAGATCTTTAGTGAAACCGGTACCTACCTTACCCGCATAGAGAAACTGTGGTTCTTTATTCTCAGCTTTTGCTTGCTTAGGTGTCATATCATAATAGCCTAATACTAATGAACCGATACCGTCAGATCGTTGACCCTTGCCAGGTAACCAACCACCAATCACGAATTCTTGACGATGGTTATTTTTTATCTTTAACCAATCGTCACTTCGTTTGCCAGGCAAATAATGACTGATAAGTCGTTTGGCTATAATTCCTTCCAAACCTAGATTAGAAACGGCCTTTTGTATTTCTTTTCCATTTCCTAATTGATAAGCTGGAACCTGCAAATTTGTACTAGAAAGTTCTAGTTTATCAAGTATCTGGCGTCGCTCTGTATATGGAAGGTCCATTAAATATTTATTGTTGAGGTAAAGTATATCAAAGGAAATATAAGTTACAGGTATCTCTTGCCTTTTTTTTGTAATGACAATAGAGGAGCTAAGGCCCATTCGATGTTGTAATAAGGAAAAGGATGGACGTCCACTTGTATCTAAGACAATAATTTCCCCATCAAGGATCACTTGTTGTCCGTTCAGTATTGTTCCTAATTCTTGGAGTTCCGGGTATTGGGATGTAATATCTTTTTGATTGCGGCTTCTTAATACAATTTCGTTATTTATATGGTAGAGAATGCAGCGCATGCCATCCCATTTAATTTCGAAACCATATTGATTGTCATCCGTGGGTAGATTACCTTGTTTTGCTAACATAGGTTTTATAAACTGCATCAGTACCCCTCCATTTTCTTAGTATTTTTATATAATTGATTCTCTATACAAAAAAAAGACCGGTTACCCGGCCTTTGATTAGTTACTGTGCTAAAAGTTTTTCCATTTCACCAAGCATAGTGGAGAATTTCTCTAGAGTTATTTCAACAGGCCTTGGTGAAGACATATCAACACCTGCCGCCTTTAAAATATTCAGAGAGTAATCTGACCCACCGCTTTTCAAGAAATTAATATATTTTTCTTGAGCTGTTGGCCCTTCTGATTTTATTTTTTCAGCTAAAGTAGTGGCCGCAGAGTACCCAGTAACATATTGGTACACGTAAAAATCCCAATAAAAGTGTGGAATGCGCGCCCATTCAACATCGACCTCTTTATCAACAACCACATCAGGCCCATAATAGGTTACGTTAAGTTCATGCCATAACGCATCAAGCATATCAGCTGTAATACTTTCGCCTTTTTCTGAAATCTCATAAAGTAACTTTTCAAATTCAGCAAACATAGTCTGGCGGTAGACTGTAGCTCTTACTTGTTCTAAGTATTGATTAATGAGATACATTTTTATCTTTTTATCTGTTGTAGTAGTGAGCATATGGTCTAAAAGTAGTATCTCATTTGTAGTAGATGCTACTTCAGCACAGAAAATAGTATAAGAGGAAGTAGAGTAAGGTTGATTTTCTTGGCTGTAGTAACTATGGATTGCATGCCCCATCTCATGGGCTAAGGTAGAAACATCATCATAGCGGTCGTTGTAATTCAGTAGTACGAAAGGATGTGTTCCGTAATTACCCCAGGAATAAGCCCCAGTTTGTTTTCCTTTGTTTTCGTAAACATCAATCCAGCCTGACGTTATACCTTTATCAAAGATATTAGCATATTCTGAGCCTAAAGGCTTTAGACCAGTAGAAACTAGTTTAACTCCTTCTTCGTAAGGAAGGGGAAGTTTTACATCGCTGACGAGGGGTGTATATAAATCATACATGTGAATTTCTTCTAGATTGAGATATTTTTTCTTCAAGGCTACATAACGGTGAAGAGGAGTAAGATTGTTGTGGACAGTAGAAATTAAATTGTCATATACTTCTGTGGGTACATTGTCGCCTTGTAAAGAGGATTCCAATGTAGAGTTATATTTACGAGTTTTTGCATAAAAAATATTTTTTTTCACATTTCCACTTAGAGTCGAGGCAAAAGTATTTCTAAAGTGATTGTAGGTATTAAACAAATTAATAAAAGCTTGCTGACGAACATTGCGGTCACTTGAGCGGATGAATAAGCTATAACGTCCTTCGCTTAGATCAACCATTTGACCTTGTTCATTAATGGTTTGTGGAAACTCTATATCAGCATGCGCAAGCATGTTGAAGGTATTTTCGGATGCTTGTGTAACGTCGGATAA
This region of Pelosinus sp. IPA-1 genomic DNA includes:
- the ligD gene encoding non-homologous end-joining DNA ligase; amino-acid sequence: MPNNTLVQIDNVQLTLSNLEKIFYTSTNFTKAQVIDYYSRIAPFLLPHLIGRPLTLKRYPNGAEAKFFYQKQCPAFRPNWVATVPVWSEGKNKNIDFCVVQDLASLIWAVNLAAIELHTSLSLAEDTLRPTLLVFDLDPGHPATIVQCAEVALILKKVLEDNNLQSFPKTSGSKGLQIYVPLNTEAANYKQTKDFAHGIARLLEQQYPSLVVSKMRKFLRKGKIFIDWSQNDNHKTTVCVYSLRAKKYPTVSTPITWEEVEKAYKEQNSTQLSFTTDQVLERVQRIGDLFAPLLTLKQEILNIGSK
- a CDS encoding Ku protein, with the protein product MPRPVWSGSISFGLVNIPIKLYNAVKKKTLHFHQLRKSDGCRIRLKRVCANDGSEVPNEEIVKGYEISPEQYVVLSSEEIENVYPKSSRRIQIDDFVRLEEIDPIYFEHSYYLTPDKGMEKAYSLLLFAMKKSQKTAIANFVLRNKQYIAAIRPTENAITLSTMFFSDEIIPQKELEDLPSIENEPDQRELTIALQLIESLSSNFAPEKYHNEYREKMLSMIERKAEGQVITQQPAAEQGGKVVDLMAALEASLAALKKKTPAKTRRKKAHA
- the ligD gene encoding non-homologous end-joining DNA ligase; protein product: MQFIKPMLAKQGNLPTDDNQYGFEIKWDGMRCILYHINNEIVLRSRNQKDITSQYPELQELGTILNGQQVILDGEIIVLDTSGRPSFSLLQHRMGLSSSIVITKKRQEIPVTYISFDILYLNNKYLMDLPYTERRQILDKLELSSTNLQVPAYQLGNGKEIQKAVSNLGLEGIIAKRLISHYLPGKRSDDWLKIKNNHRQEFVIGGWLPGKGQRSDGIGSLVLGYYDMTPKQAKAENKEPQFLYAGKVGTGFTKDLLQKLLAMLTPLKRDSSPFSTDISPRGTNFVEPQIVGEFEFTEWTPNNTLRHPSFKGLRYDKSAPFVIKES
- the pepF gene encoding oligoendopeptidase F; translation: MFIVPHIFHLSRSAIQCSHTGGDSSTKESSKVPARSEIPEQYKWHLNDIYENDDLWQEDFSKLKNSLSHISNYAGTLKNSAQDLLACLKATDEIGKLGGKLYAYARMHRDENTADANYQAMTGKLESLLAEAGAATAFIEPEILALPDETLAAFRKQETGLKEYSFYFTNLARQKEHVLSPAEEAILSSLSDVTQASENTFNMLAHADIEFPQTINEQGQMVDLSEGRYSLFIRSSDRNVRQQAFINLFNTYNHFRNTFASTLSGNVKKNIFYAKTRKYNSTLESSLQGDNVPTEVYDNLISTVHNNLTPLHRYVALKKKYLNLEEIHMYDLYTPLVSDVKLPLPYEEGVKLVSTGLKPLGSEYANIFDKGITSGWIDVYENKGKQTGAYSWGNYGTHPFVLLNYNDRYDDVSTLAHEMGHAIHSYYSQENQPYSTSSYTIFCAEVASTTNEILLLDHMLTTTTDKKIKMYLINQYLEQVRATVYRQTMFAEFEKLLYEISEKGESITADMLDALWHELNVTYYGPDVVVDKEVDVEWARIPHFYWDFYVYQYVTGYSAATTLAEKIKSEGPTAQEKYINFLKSGGSDYSLNILKAAGVDMSSPRPVEITLEKFSTMLGEMEKLLAQ